The Cloeon dipterum chromosome X, ieCloDipt1.1, whole genome shotgun sequence genome includes a window with the following:
- the LOC135946772 gene encoding molybdate-anion transporter-like produces METEVYGSLAALGCLCFFIHRVASRAQPTLQASNPDFLRFQRLFFIVYFPALFSDWLQGPYVYKLYSYYGFAESQIAVLYVVGFAASILFGTSTGPLADRFGRKLMCVCFAVLYSICCFTKLSPEYFVLLFGRILGGISTSMLFSSFEAWYVYEHREHHGFPVEWISSTFSKATFYNGLLAIIAGIVANFAAETLSWGPVAPFMLSVPCLVVAGIGAGYYWPENRGSVNPEPGLSCMKGLRYILSDPTTLQLGMVQALFEAVMYIFVFLWTPMLEPARPPLGLVFSCFMVAIMIGSSIYSICTSKLVKSEQVLLAACGLALCCTLVCAYSSGAPIISLGAFILLEVCVGMYYPAIGSLRSQVVPEQYRANIINWFRVPMNLITCGGLLWLHSGTENNAETNRHMFLMCTVVLAGATYVAYCFCQRFKSTPTVALIQEEPLLKSSEEP; encoded by the exons ATGGAAACTGAAGTTTACGGCAGCTTGGCTGCGTTGGgctgtttgtgttttttcatCCACCGGGTCGCGTCGCGAGCACAGCCGACCCTTCAGGCGTCCAACCCAGACTTCCTGCGCTTCCAGCGACTTTTCTTCATAGTCTACTTCCCAGCCCTTTTCTCTGACTGGTTGCAAGGCCCCTACGTGTACAAGCTGTACAGCTACTATGGCTTTGCTGAGTCGCAAATCGCCGTGCTCTATGTCGTGGGTTTTGCTGCCAGCATCTTGTTCGGCACCAGCACTGGACCGCTGGCCGACCGGTTCGGCCGCAAACTTATGTGTGTCTGCTTTGCTGTGCTCTACTCCATCTGCTGCTTCACCAAGCTCAGCCCAGAATATTTTGTCCTGCTCTTCGGGAGGATCTTGGGCGGAATTTCCACATCAATGCTTTTCTCAAGTTTTGAGGCTTG GTATGTTTACGAGCACAGAGAGCACCACGGATTCCCTGTGGAGTGGATCTCGTCAACGTTCAGCAAAGCCACCTTCTACAACGGCCTCCTGGCCATAATAGCAGGCATCGTGGCCAACTTTGCCGCCGAGACTTTGTCGTGGGGTCCGGTAGCGCCGTTTATGCTCTCTGTGCCGTGCTTGGTCGTTGCTGGAATAGGGGCTGGATACTATTGGCCAGAAAATCGGGGCTCGGTGAACCCTGAGCCTGGCCTCTCGTGCATGAAGGGTCTCAGGTACATTCTCTCAGACCCAACGACCCTGCAGCTCGGTATGGTGCAAGCGCTATTTGAG GCTGTTAtgtacatttttgtatttctttgGACTCCGATGCTGGAGCCAGCCAGGCCGCCCCTGGGGCTCGTCTTCTCTTGTTTCATGGTTGCCATCATGATTGGCTCTTCGATTTACTCGATTTGTACTTCAAAGTTG GTGAAATCGGAGCAGGTGCTGCTGGCTGCGTGCGGACTGGCACTGTGCTGCACGCTGGTGTGCGCCTACTCATCAGGGGCGCCGATCATCTCGCTGGGCGCATTCATCCTGCTGGAGGTGTGCGTGGGCATGTACTACCCTGCGATCGGGTCGCTGCGTAGCCAGGTGGTGCCGGAGCAGTACCGCGCTAACATCATCAACTGGTTCCGCGTGCCCATGAACCTGATCACATGCGGAGGCCTGCTGTGGTTGCACTCTGGCACGGAGAACAACGCCGAGACCAACCGCCACATGTTCCTCATGTGCACCGTGGTGCTGGCGGGCGCCACCTACGTGGCCTATTGTTTCTGCCAACGCTTCAAATCGACGCCGACAGTGGCCCTGATCCAGGAAGAACCCCTGCTCAAGAGCTCGGAGGAGCCGTGA